The Bacillota bacterium genome includes a region encoding these proteins:
- a CDS encoding Xaa-Pro peptidase family protein: protein MQIENINTEIVKYLPQLSIDERNRRWDIVREKMASRHIECLLVWGNDIFWSMGMANIRYMTQIASRHGGYLVFPLSGDPVVFNSPVHMNRPINGFAVSQNWVRDVRPNTGAEEVAKLIKSKWKNIKRIGVVGGINESTKDIRTYQDYKNFIAAMDGVQIIDGTSLLIEARMIKSEEELSFLEKSGAIALSTLKVMINESKPGVRENEVLAAMVHNQIASGAEAEIFNFLHSEPIEGSDKIRHLLHGVEQNISPTQRPLNKGDLVLTEMHTSYGGYLSAAEFSIFIGKAPEQLKRISEICIQCLDSALEKFKPGYTLAEVLEATRQPALKAGMDYLELGFHGHGLASPEFPAIVLKPGEGRVYDESMILQENMVFGTNIDVFDPEWKKDVGLMFGDTVIVKDKPKLLVNTPRYLPENY from the coding sequence ATGCAAATTGAAAATATTAATACAGAGATTGTGAAATATCTTCCCCAGCTTAGTATTGACGAAAGGAATAGACGCTGGGATATTGTTAGGGAAAAGATGGCTTCGCGTCACATTGAATGTTTGCTGGTGTGGGGGAATGACATATTTTGGAGTATGGGGATGGCGAATATTAGATATATGACACAAATTGCCAGTAGACATGGCGGTTACCTTGTTTTTCCTTTATCAGGAGACCCGGTCGTATTCAATAGCCCTGTCCATATGAACAGACCAATTAACGGTTTCGCAGTTTCCCAGAACTGGGTTAGGGATGTCCGACCTAATACTGGTGCCGAGGAAGTTGCCAAGCTAATTAAATCAAAATGGAAAAATATTAAAAGAATCGGAGTTGTTGGGGGTATTAACGAGAGCACAAAAGATATCAGAACTTATCAGGATTATAAAAATTTTATTGCTGCCATGGACGGAGTCCAGATCATTGATGGCACATCATTATTAATCGAAGCAAGAATGATAAAAAGTGAAGAAGAACTTAGTTTTCTAGAAAAATCAGGCGCTATTGCTCTTAGCACTCTTAAAGTTATGATTAATGAATCAAAACCTGGGGTTAGGGAAAATGAGGTGCTAGCTGCTATGGTGCACAATCAGATAGCATCAGGAGCTGAAGCAGAAATATTCAATTTTCTTCACAGTGAACCAATCGAGGGATCGGATAAGATACGCCACCTTTTGCATGGTGTAGAGCAGAATATATCACCAACGCAAAGGCCATTGAATAAAGGTGATCTGGTATTAACTGAAATGCATACCAGCTATGGAGGATATCTAAGCGCTGCTGAGTTTTCAATATTTATTGGCAAAGCACCTGAGCAATTAAAACGAATCAGTGAAATTTGTATTCAGTGTCTTGATTCAGCTTTGGAGAAATTTAAACCAGGGTATACCCTGGCGGAAGTTCTCGAAGCCACGCGCCAACCTGCGCTAAAAGCCGGAATGGACTATCTCGAATTAGGTTTTCATGGACATGGATTAGCATCTCCTGAATTTCCTGCGATTGTTCTTAAACCGGGTGAAGGCAGAGTATATGATGAAAGCATGATATTACAGGAAAATATGGTTTTTGGCACAAACATTGATGTTTTTGATCCTGAATGGAAAAAAGATGTCGGTTTAATGTTTGGAGATACTGTAATTGTTAAAGATAAGCCAAAACT